The genomic segment ACGGCGAGCTCGCCCTGCGCATGCAGGCCGGCGAGGGCGGTGCGGATCACGTCGAGGAAGTTGTCGCGCACATGATCGAGCACGAACTTGTTCGGCGCGAGCAGGCGCAGGCCGCCGTCCTCGACGATGGCCTGCAGCGGGCGCACCCAGGTATTCAGTTGGTGTTCGCTCAGCTCGTGTTCCAGACGGGCGAGACAGAGCTTCCAGAGCGCGTCGTCCACGCGGGACTCCTCCGGCGGCAGGCTCGGGCGAAAGCCGCGGAGTCTATGCGTTCGGTGCCGAGTTATCCACAGTCGATCCCCGGCGTGTCCACGCTCCGTGCACCGGTTCTTGCGTTGACAGCGCCGGGGACGGACCGCTAATCTCCCGCGCCTTGTTTGCGCGCCGCGTCCGCCATGGATGCCCGCCGCCAGCGACACCCCAGAAAAATCCCACTGAATTCAACCGGATCGAACCGCCATGAAGCGCACCTTCCAGCCCAGCGTCCTGCACCGCAAGCGCACCCACGGTTTCCGTGCCCGCATGGCCACCAAGAACGGTCGCCTGGTGCTGAAGGCCCGCCGCGCCAAGGGTCGTGCGCGCCTGACGCCGTAAGCGCCGTGGCCGGCGGCGCGCGCTTCGAACGGCGCGCCCGCCTGGTGCGCAAGGCCGACTTCCAGGCGGTCTTCGACCGGGCGGAGAAATCCGGCGACCGTTACTTCACGGTGCTGGCCCGCCCGAATGACCTCGGCCACGCCCGGCTCGGGCTCGCGATCTCCAAGCGGGCCTCGAAGCTCGCCGTGGTCCGCAACACGATCAAGCGCCTTGTGCGCGAAAGCTTCCGGCAGCGCCTCGC from the Candidatus Hydrogenedentota bacterium genome contains:
- the dnaA gene encoding chromosomal replication initiator protein DnaA (binds to the dnaA-box as an ATP-bound complex at the origin of replication during the initiation of chromosomal replication; can also affect transcription of multiple genes including itself.) — encoded protein: MDDALWKLCLARLEHELSEHQLNTWVRPLQAIVEDGGLRLLAPNKFVLDHVRDNFLDVIRTALAGLHAQGELAV
- the rpmH gene encoding 50S ribosomal protein L34 gives rise to the protein MKRTFQPSVLHRKRTHGFRARMATKNGRLVLKARRAKGRARLTP
- the rnpA gene encoding ribonuclease P protein component codes for the protein MAGGARFERRARLVRKADFQAVFDRAEKSGDRYFTVLARPNDLGHARLGLAISKRASKLAVVRNTIKRLVRESFRQRLA